A single genomic interval of Helianthus annuus cultivar XRQ/B chromosome 13, HanXRQr2.0-SUNRISE, whole genome shotgun sequence harbors:
- the LOC110900551 gene encoding uncharacterized protein LOC110900551, with the protein MLAYYMVGSEKLFSDVEFPIQNVIAEKVDKVFKLQSYPGYGVYGDEGGYGSYSGYGGDGGYGGEGGYSGYGGYGGYDRYGGDGGYSGYGGEGGYSVYDRSRDEVGYGGYEEHGGYGYESRNTSLYEPSTPGNPFQVNENWVQETGKDNGYVIVTRRSKNIGGTTGMVWLVCDRSGEHRSKATVRKAGSKKIGCPFSLLAIRDVTNDTWELKVDCANHNHEPTTSLLGHAFVRRFTKAEYKLVEQLTAQNMEPRIIFQTLRKQFPDSLHVQKDVQNAVQKIRATIMDGKNPIQALESLLHDRRFIYDTRQDPKTDVVTEIFFVHPYSITMWRAFPHVMLIDVTYKTNLYNMPFVQVVGMTSTGKSFCIAHAVICKERRGNYVWVLERIKSILHECMMPRVIVTDRELALINACSKVFPNAKRLLCHFHIQQNIARKCKSGFDKEDWGKFMSYWRTLCESSSEPMYKYNLEKMYNRLVVANRESVYDYVYENWLKDYKEMFVYAWTDKCRNFGQRTTNRVESQHANLKRYITRGSSLERIARCIIDIVETQYDEIQKSFTESIEKTMNHHRHRMLDNLRGKVSHEALDLLEKELLRKMDVLRKLNASCGCHMWLSKGLPCACRLENYTRIGRIIQLDEIDVFWRKLDLLPCKLVDEEVDIVAELNNVRQHLEAQSPVQQKSMLSKIKAVFTPKSSTKKPPIVQQNTRGRPTSKKVQERLDEAARLDQAARYSSYGEDSNVITASPKHRYDLPRHSSYVPSEGSRGTGSFVKSEKPKMQPNSSTSSKKKETRDDKVFPLIKGDEHLLCIKRFKNQIPSEFRSYISRIQDVTPDGHCGYRSVAVGLGFTEHAWPNIRRDLLLEIDHNKPRWKHVFETYNEGDFKRIRKSIEWHSVKGCDESHWMEMPQVGLLIAQRYNIVLHVLSIEWSSTIFPLTDAPLDPRPQAITLIHVHGGHFIHAKLEGDYPMPLVNPLWSAHRSIAAKRWEEMYTPRLEHYYELMHPKSDRDKDREPSLNVIED; encoded by the exons CAATCGTATCCGGGTTATGGGGTATACGGGGATGAAGGTGGATACGGAAGTTACAGTGGAtacggtggtgatggtggatacgggggtgaaggtggttaCAGTGGATATGGGGGCTACGGTGGATACGATAGATATGGGGGTGACGGTGGTTAcagtggatacgggggtgaaggtggttaCAGTGTATACGATAGATCTAGGGATGAAgttggatacggtggatacgaagaacatggtggatatggtTATGAGTCCCGTAACACATCACTTTATGAACCATCTACCCCGGGCAATCCATTTCAAGTAAATGAG aattgggtacaagaaacGGGAAAGGATAATGGTTACGTAATTGTTACCCGCCGATCAAAAAATATTGGTGGTACTACTGGGATGGTATGGCTTGTGTGCGACCGTAGTGGTGAACACCGTAGTAAAGCAACAGTTAGGAAAGCTGGTAGCAAAAAAATCGGCTGCCCATTTTCATTACTCGCCATCCGGGACGTGACGAACGACACGTGGGAGTTAAAAGTGGACTGTGCGAACCATAACCACGAACCTACGACGAGTCTGTTGGGCCACGCTTTTGTGCGAAGATTTACTAAAGCCGAATACAAGCTAGTGGAGCAGCTAactgctcaaaacatggagccacgTATCATATTTCAAACCCTAAGAAAGCAGTTCCCCGACAGCCTGCACGTTCAGAAAGACGTGCAAAATGCGGTACAAAAAATTAGAGCGACAATAATGGACGGAAAGAATCCTATTCAGGCACTGGAAAGCCTGCTGCATGACCGCCGATTCATTTACGACACCCGACAAGATCCCAAAACAGATGTCGTAACAGAGATTTTCTTTGTTCATCCTTATTCAATCActatgtggcgtgcattcccgcaCGTGATGTTGATCGACGTGACCTACAAAACAAACCTCTACAACATGCCATTTGTCCAGGTTGTGGGTATGACGTCGACTGGGAAGTCTTTTTGTATCGCACATGCCGTTATTTGTAAAGAACGAAGGGGTAACTACGTGTGGGTGCTTGAGCGGATCAAGTCAATATTGCATGAATGTATGATGCCGCGTGTGATAGTCACGGATAGGGAGCTTGCCCTAATAAACGCGTGTTCTAAAGTATTCCCGAACGCAAAAAGGCTTCTATGCCACTTTCACATCCAACAAAATATAGCTAGAAAGTGCAAGTCAGGGTTCGATAAAGAAGATTGGGGGAAATTTATGTCGTACTGGCGGACATTGTGCGAATCTTCATCAGAGCCCATGTACAAGTACAACTTGGAGAAAATGTATAACCGACTCGTGGTTGCCAACCGAGAAA gTGTCTATGATTACGTCTACGAAAACTGGCTCAAAGACTATAAAGAAATGTTCGTTTATGCGTGGACCGATAAGTGTCGCAACTTTGGTCAGCGCACCAccaacagagttgagagccagcACGCAAATTTAAAAAGATACATTACGCGCGGGAGTTCATTGGAGCGAATAGCAAGATGCATCATTGATATAGTTGAAACTCAGTACGATGAAATACAAAAAAGTTTCACTGAGAGCATCGAAAAAACGATGAACCACCACAGACACCGAATGTTGGACAACCTACGTGGAAAGGTTTCCCATGAAGCACTTGATTTGCTGGAAAAAGagctactgaggaagatggatgtgTTGCGGAAACTTAACGCATCATGTGGTTGCCATATGTGGCTTAGCAAAGGATTGCCGTGTGCTTGTAGGCTGGAAAACTACACACGTAtag GGCGTATAATACAACTCGACGAGATAGATGTATTCTGGCGTAAGCTTGACTTGCTCCCTTGTAAACTGGTAGACGAGGAGGTCGATATTGTAGCAGAGCTCAATAATGTGCGGCAACATTTAGAGGCGCAGTCCCCCGTTCAGCAAAAGAGTATGCTTTCAAAGATAAAAGCGGTTTTCACCCCGAAATCGTCAACCAAGAAACCACCGATCGTCCAGCAAAACACTCGCGGTCGGCCTACATCAAAGAAAGTACAAGAAAGGCTAGATGAAGCTGCGAGGTTAGACCAAGCTGCGAGATACAGCTCCTATGGCGAGGACAGCAACGTAATTACCGCTTCCCCCAAGCATAGGTACGATTTACCCCGACACAGCTCATACGTACCGTCAGAGGGCTCTCGTGGAACTGGTTCGTTTGTGaagtctgaaaaacctaaaatgcAACCAAACAGTtcaacaagttctaaaaagaagGAGACGAGGGATGATAAGGTTTTTCCATTAATAAAGGGGGACGAGCACTTGTTATGCATTAAGAGGTTTAAGAATCAAATTCCATCAGAGTTTCGCTCTTACATATCGCGTATACAAGATGTGACCCCAGACGGTCATTGTGGGTACAGGTCTGTGGCTGTCGGGTTAGGTTTTACAGAACACGCATGGCCCAATATTCGAAGAGATTTACTACTGGAGATTGACCATAACAAACCGCGTTGGAAGCATGTATTCGAAACATATAACGAAGGAGACTTTAAACGAATACGTAAGAGCATCGAATGGCATTCAGTGAAAGGGTGCGATGAAAGTCACTGGATGGAAATGCCCCAGGTAGGGCTTCTCATAGCGCAAAGGTATAATATTGTCCTCCACGTGCTAAGCATTGAATGGAGCTCTACCATCTTCCCGTTAACGGATGCCCCACTAGATCCACGACCTCAAGCGATAACGCTTATACATGTTCACGGGGGACACTTCATACATGCTAAGTTGGAAGGAGACTACCCCATGCCTTTAGTGAACCCGCTGTGGTCGGCACATCGATCAATAGCTGCGAAACGGTGGGAAGAAATGTATACACCGCGGTTAGAGCACTACTACGAGTTAATGCATCCTAAATCAGACCGAGACAAAGACAGAGAACCGAGTTTAAATGTTATCGAAGATTAA